Proteins encoded within one genomic window of Actinoplanes octamycinicus:
- a CDS encoding enoyl-CoA hydratase-related protein, with protein MTDVLLVDRTDAVVTLTLNRPEAMNSFTVELKEALRDTLATLETDRSCRAIVLAGSGNAFCGGQDLREHAELLDRGVTDLNTVQVHYNPIAQRLASMPKPVIAAVRGMAAGAGASLALLADFRIGGPATKFLMAFANVGLAGDSGISWSLPRIVGHARAVELLLLAEPVRAERAYEIGMLSRLLEDDEQVLPVAQELAARLAAGPTVAYGAIKRELSIGDAGTLSDALAAEAQAQSICGATADHKNAVTAFVNKQKPVYQGR; from the coding sequence ATGACAGACGTGCTCCTCGTCGACCGCACTGACGCGGTCGTCACCCTGACCCTGAACCGCCCCGAGGCGATGAACTCCTTCACCGTGGAGCTCAAGGAGGCCCTCCGGGACACCCTGGCCACCCTGGAGACCGACCGCTCGTGCCGGGCGATCGTGCTGGCCGGCTCCGGCAACGCCTTCTGCGGCGGCCAGGACCTGCGGGAGCACGCGGAGCTGCTGGACCGGGGCGTCACCGACCTGAACACCGTCCAGGTGCACTACAACCCGATCGCGCAGCGGCTGGCCAGCATGCCCAAGCCGGTGATCGCCGCGGTGCGCGGGATGGCCGCCGGGGCCGGCGCGTCGCTGGCGCTGCTCGCCGACTTCCGGATCGGCGGCCCGGCCACCAAGTTCCTGATGGCCTTCGCCAACGTCGGCCTGGCCGGCGACAGCGGCATCTCCTGGTCGCTGCCGCGGATCGTCGGACACGCCCGGGCCGTCGAGCTGCTGCTGCTGGCCGAGCCGGTGCGGGCCGAGCGGGCCTACGAGATCGGCATGCTGTCCCGGCTGCTGGAGGACGACGAGCAGGTGCTGCCGGTCGCCCAGGAGCTGGCCGCGCGGCTGGCCGCCGGCCCGACCGTGGCCTACGGCGCGATCAAGCGGGAGCTGTCCATCGGCGACGCCGGGACGCTCTCCGACGCGCTCGCGGCCGAGGCGCAGGCGCAGTCGATCTGCGGGGCGACCGCCGACCACAAGAACGCGGTGACCGCCTTCGTCAACAAGCAGAAGCCGGTGTACCAGGGCCGCTGA
- a CDS encoding DNA-3-methyladenine glycosylase I encodes MTGDLVIGDDDRARCFWGAGSPEYAKYHDEEWGRPVRGDDALFERLTLEAFQSGLSWITILRKRPAFRAAFQNFSIAKVAAFGEADAARLMADPGIVRNRMKVDAALHNARVAADLAPGELTELLWSFAPAARPRPAERTDIPAVTPESTAMAKTLKKRGFKFVGPTTAYALMQATGMVDDHLLGCWVPVMG; translated from the coding sequence GACAGGGCGCGCTGCTTCTGGGGGGCCGGCTCGCCGGAGTACGCGAAATACCACGACGAGGAGTGGGGCAGGCCGGTCCGCGGCGACGACGCCCTGTTCGAGCGGCTCACCCTGGAGGCCTTCCAGTCCGGGCTCTCCTGGATCACCATCCTCCGCAAGCGCCCGGCGTTCCGGGCCGCCTTCCAGAATTTCTCGATCGCCAAGGTGGCCGCGTTCGGTGAGGCCGACGCGGCCCGGCTGATGGCCGACCCGGGCATCGTGCGGAACCGGATGAAGGTCGACGCCGCCCTGCACAACGCCCGGGTAGCCGCCGATCTCGCACCGGGCGAGCTGACCGAGCTGCTCTGGTCGTTCGCCCCGGCGGCCCGCCCCCGGCCCGCGGAGCGGACCGACATCCCGGCCGTGACACCGGAGTCCACGGCGATGGCCAAGACGCTGAAGAAGCGCGGCTTCAAGTTCGTCGGACCCACCACGGCGTACGCGTTGATGCAGGCCACCGGCATGGTTGACGACCACCTGCTCGGCTGCTGGGTTCCCGTGATGGGATAG